A genome region from Rissa tridactyla isolate bRisTri1 chromosome 18, bRisTri1.patW.cur.20221130, whole genome shotgun sequence includes the following:
- the STPG1 gene encoding O(6)-methylguanine-induced apoptosis 2 isoform X2, producing MKPINSHYNISDSLIAVSPKGITSCFKSKTSHLTWMDRFTPEPATCQPHKPTKGAKKTPFRKKNEAQKLGELTCKGLRTPEDTQHFQKVLIHPERPGSAPPSAATAGSGSQRCEQQNPDTSTGFLRRDICQTLQSTR from the exons ATGAAACCAATCAATA GTCACTACAACATCAGCGATTCCCTCATCGCGGTGTCTCCCAAGGGTATAACCTCCTGCTTCAAGTCAAAGACCTCCCACCTAACGTGGATGGACAGATTTACTCCAGAGCCTGCAACCTGTCAGCCACATAAACCTACCAAGGGAGCAAAGAAAACTCCTTTCAG gaaaaaaaatgaagctcagAAATTAGGAGAGCTCACCTGCAAAGGCCTGCGgacacctgaagacacacagcaTTTCCAAAAG GTGCTTATTCACCCAGAGCGCCCGGGAAGTGCTCCTCCATCTGCAGCTACGGCAGGAAGCGGCTCCCAGCGCTGTGAACAGCAGAACCCGGACACCAGCACAGGGTTCCTCAGACGGGACATCTGTCAAACTCTGCAAAGCACACGCTAA
- the STPG1 gene encoding O(6)-methylguanine-induced apoptosis 2 isoform X1, translated as MKSDSEVTGHYNISDSLIAVSPKGITSCFKSKTSHLTWMDRFTPEPATCQPHKPTKGAKKTPFRKKNEAQKLGELTCKGLRTPEDTQHFQKVLIHPERPGSAPPSAATAGSGSQRCEQQNPDTSTGFLRRDICQTLQSTR; from the exons ATGAAGTCCGACTCAGAAGTTACAG GTCACTACAACATCAGCGATTCCCTCATCGCGGTGTCTCCCAAGGGTATAACCTCCTGCTTCAAGTCAAAGACCTCCCACCTAACGTGGATGGACAGATTTACTCCAGAGCCTGCAACCTGTCAGCCACATAAACCTACCAAGGGAGCAAAGAAAACTCCTTTCAG gaaaaaaaatgaagctcagAAATTAGGAGAGCTCACCTGCAAAGGCCTGCGgacacctgaagacacacagcaTTTCCAAAAG GTGCTTATTCACCCAGAGCGCCCGGGAAGTGCTCCTCCATCTGCAGCTACGGCAGGAAGCGGCTCCCAGCGCTGTGAACAGCAGAACCCGGACACCAGCACAGGGTTCCTCAGACGGGACATCTGTCAAACTCTGCAAAGCACACGCTAA
- the NIPAL3 gene encoding NIPA-like protein 3 isoform X1, which yields MEGGNSPNLQLQQLLLATAAVSVQPHTDSFSYKENLIGALLAIFGHLVISIALNLQKYSHIRLAGSKDPRAYFKTKTWWCGLFLLVLGELGVFSSYAFAPLSLIVPLSAVSVIASAIIGIIFIKEKWKPKDFLRRYVLSFVGCGLAIIGTYLLITFGPNSHEKMTGENITRHLVSWPFLLYMLVEIIIFCLLLYFYKEKNANYIVVILLLVALLGSMTVVTVKAVAGMIVVSIQGNLQLDYPIFYIMLVCMIATAIFQATFLAQASQLYDSSQIASIGYILSTTAAITAGATFYLDFTGEDVLHICMFALGCLIAFLGVFLITRNRKKSVPFEPYISMDAMPGMQNMHDKGIAVQPDLKTSFSYGALENNDNMPEIYTPATLPIVQEQHGSKGVSAPPYRVLEHSKKDSDNHCLKSSHRWIKPRFTPRHEGHKLLLFPHGNCPSMFARRGQLQGKTD from the exons ATGGAAGGAGGCAACAGTCCAAATCTCCAACTTCAGCAGCTCCTACTGGCCACAGCAGCCGTTTCTGTGCAGCCACACACTGATTCCTTTTCTTACAAG GAGAACTTGATTGGTGCATTACTAGCTATTTTTGGGCATCTTGTTATCAGTATTGCACTCAACCTCCAG aaataCAGCCACATCCGGCTGGCAGGTTCCAAAGACCCCCGAGCCTACTTCAAAACAAAGACGTGGTGGTGTGGACTGTTTCTGCTGGTGCTGGGTGAACTGGGAGTGTTTTCCTCTTACGCCTTTGCTCCTCTTTCACTGATTGTGCCACTCAGTGCAGTGTCTGTTATAG ctaGTGCAATCATAGGAATtatatttattaaagaaaaatggaagcccAAGGATTTTTTGA GGCGCTATGTTTTGTCCTTTGTAGGCTGTGGTTTGGCAATTATTGGAACTTATCTGCTGATAACATTTGGACCTAATAGTCATGAGAAGATGACAGGAGAAAATATCACTAGGCATTTAGTGAGCTGGCCATTTCTGTTGTATATG CTTGTGGAGATTATCATATTCTGCCTGCTACTGTATTTTTACAAGGAGAAAAATGCAAACTACATTGTAGTTATTCTTCTGCTGGTAGCTTTGCTGG GTTCCATGACTGTTGTGACGGTGAAAGCTGTGGCAGGAATGATTGTTGTCTCCATACAAGGAAACTTGCAACTCGACTACCCTATATTTTATATCATGTTGGTGTGCATGATTGCTACAGCGATCTTTCAAGCAAC ATTTTTAGCTCAAGCCTCACAGCTGTATGACTCATCTCAGATTGCCAGCATCGGCTATATCCTGTCCACAACAGCAGCAATCACAGCAG gaGCAACTTTTTACTTGGACTTCACCGGCGAAGATGTTCTCCATATATGTATGTTTGCACTTGG GTGCCTCATAGCATTTTTAGGTGTCTTCCTGATCACAAGAAATAGGAAGAAATCTGTACCGTTTGAACCTTACATATCAATGGATGCTATGCCAG GCATGCAGAACATGCACGATAAAGGGATTGCAGTTCAGCCTGACCTCAAAACTTCTTTTTCCTACGGTGCCCTAGAGAACAATGACAACATGCCGGAAATTTATACTCCAGCTACATTGCCGATCGTGCAGGAGCAACATGGTTCCAAAGGAGTTTCTGCTCCACCCTACCGGGTGTTGGAGCACAGCAAAAAGGA TTCCGATAACCACTGTCTCAAATCATCTCATCGCTGGATTAAGCCACGATTTACGCCGAGACACGAAGGACACAAACTGTTGCTGTTCCCACATGGCAATTGCCCGAGCATGTTCGCCAGACGAGGCCAACTGCAAGGTAAAACCGATTAA
- the NIPAL3 gene encoding NIPA-like protein 3 isoform X3 produces the protein MEGGNSPNLQLQQLLLATAAVSVQPHTDSFSYKENLIGALLAIFGHLVISIALNLQKYSHIRLAGSKDPRAYFKTKTWWCGLFLLVLGELGVFSSYAFAPLSLIVPLSAVSVIASAIIGIIFIKEKWKPKDFLRRYVLSFVGCGLAIIGTYLLITFGPNSHEKMTGENITRHLVSWPFLLYMLVEIIIFCLLLYFYKEKNANYIVVILLLVALLGSMTVVTVKAVAGMIVVSIQGNLQLDYPIFYIMLVCMIATAIFQATFLAQASQLYDSSQIASIGYILSTTAAITAGATFYLDFTGEDVLHICMFALGCLIAFLGVFLITRNRKKSVPFEPYISMDAMPGMQNMHDKGIAVQPDLKTSFSYGALENNDNMPEIYTPATLPIVQEQHGSKGVSAPPYRVLEHSKKDKLPGFSTALWPEH, from the exons ATGGAAGGAGGCAACAGTCCAAATCTCCAACTTCAGCAGCTCCTACTGGCCACAGCAGCCGTTTCTGTGCAGCCACACACTGATTCCTTTTCTTACAAG GAGAACTTGATTGGTGCATTACTAGCTATTTTTGGGCATCTTGTTATCAGTATTGCACTCAACCTCCAG aaataCAGCCACATCCGGCTGGCAGGTTCCAAAGACCCCCGAGCCTACTTCAAAACAAAGACGTGGTGGTGTGGACTGTTTCTGCTGGTGCTGGGTGAACTGGGAGTGTTTTCCTCTTACGCCTTTGCTCCTCTTTCACTGATTGTGCCACTCAGTGCAGTGTCTGTTATAG ctaGTGCAATCATAGGAATtatatttattaaagaaaaatggaagcccAAGGATTTTTTGA GGCGCTATGTTTTGTCCTTTGTAGGCTGTGGTTTGGCAATTATTGGAACTTATCTGCTGATAACATTTGGACCTAATAGTCATGAGAAGATGACAGGAGAAAATATCACTAGGCATTTAGTGAGCTGGCCATTTCTGTTGTATATG CTTGTGGAGATTATCATATTCTGCCTGCTACTGTATTTTTACAAGGAGAAAAATGCAAACTACATTGTAGTTATTCTTCTGCTGGTAGCTTTGCTGG GTTCCATGACTGTTGTGACGGTGAAAGCTGTGGCAGGAATGATTGTTGTCTCCATACAAGGAAACTTGCAACTCGACTACCCTATATTTTATATCATGTTGGTGTGCATGATTGCTACAGCGATCTTTCAAGCAAC ATTTTTAGCTCAAGCCTCACAGCTGTATGACTCATCTCAGATTGCCAGCATCGGCTATATCCTGTCCACAACAGCAGCAATCACAGCAG gaGCAACTTTTTACTTGGACTTCACCGGCGAAGATGTTCTCCATATATGTATGTTTGCACTTGG GTGCCTCATAGCATTTTTAGGTGTCTTCCTGATCACAAGAAATAGGAAGAAATCTGTACCGTTTGAACCTTACATATCAATGGATGCTATGCCAG GCATGCAGAACATGCACGATAAAGGGATTGCAGTTCAGCCTGACCTCAAAACTTCTTTTTCCTACGGTGCCCTAGAGAACAATGACAACATGCCGGAAATTTATACTCCAGCTACATTGCCGATCGTGCAGGAGCAACATGGTTCCAAAGGAGTTTCTGCTCCACCCTACCGGGTGTTGGAGCACAGCAAAAAGGA TAAACTGCCCGGATTCTCCACAGCCCTGTGGCCTGAGCACTGA
- the NIPAL3 gene encoding NIPA-like protein 3 isoform X2 has protein sequence MEGGNSPNLQLQQLLLATAAVSVQPHTDSFSYKENLIGALLAIFGHLVISIALNLQKYSHIRLAGSKDPRAYFKTKTWWCGLFLLVLGELGVFSSYAFAPLSLIVPLSAVSVIASAIIGIIFIKEKWKPKDFLSCGLAIIGTYLLITFGPNSHEKMTGENITRHLVSWPFLLYMLVEIIIFCLLLYFYKEKNANYIVVILLLVALLGSMTVVTVKAVAGMIVVSIQGNLQLDYPIFYIMLVCMIATAIFQATFLAQASQLYDSSQIASIGYILSTTAAITAGATFYLDFTGEDVLHICMFALGCLIAFLGVFLITRNRKKSVPFEPYISMDAMPGMQNMHDKGIAVQPDLKTSFSYGALENNDNMPEIYTPATLPIVQEQHGSKGVSAPPYRVLEHSKKDSDNHCLKSSHRWIKPRFTPRHEGHKLLLFPHGNCPSMFARRGQLQGKTD, from the exons ATGGAAGGAGGCAACAGTCCAAATCTCCAACTTCAGCAGCTCCTACTGGCCACAGCAGCCGTTTCTGTGCAGCCACACACTGATTCCTTTTCTTACAAG GAGAACTTGATTGGTGCATTACTAGCTATTTTTGGGCATCTTGTTATCAGTATTGCACTCAACCTCCAG aaataCAGCCACATCCGGCTGGCAGGTTCCAAAGACCCCCGAGCCTACTTCAAAACAAAGACGTGGTGGTGTGGACTGTTTCTGCTGGTGCTGGGTGAACTGGGAGTGTTTTCCTCTTACGCCTTTGCTCCTCTTTCACTGATTGTGCCACTCAGTGCAGTGTCTGTTATAG ctaGTGCAATCATAGGAATtatatttattaaagaaaaatggaagcccAAGGATTTTTTGA GCTGTGGTTTGGCAATTATTGGAACTTATCTGCTGATAACATTTGGACCTAATAGTCATGAGAAGATGACAGGAGAAAATATCACTAGGCATTTAGTGAGCTGGCCATTTCTGTTGTATATG CTTGTGGAGATTATCATATTCTGCCTGCTACTGTATTTTTACAAGGAGAAAAATGCAAACTACATTGTAGTTATTCTTCTGCTGGTAGCTTTGCTGG GTTCCATGACTGTTGTGACGGTGAAAGCTGTGGCAGGAATGATTGTTGTCTCCATACAAGGAAACTTGCAACTCGACTACCCTATATTTTATATCATGTTGGTGTGCATGATTGCTACAGCGATCTTTCAAGCAAC ATTTTTAGCTCAAGCCTCACAGCTGTATGACTCATCTCAGATTGCCAGCATCGGCTATATCCTGTCCACAACAGCAGCAATCACAGCAG gaGCAACTTTTTACTTGGACTTCACCGGCGAAGATGTTCTCCATATATGTATGTTTGCACTTGG GTGCCTCATAGCATTTTTAGGTGTCTTCCTGATCACAAGAAATAGGAAGAAATCTGTACCGTTTGAACCTTACATATCAATGGATGCTATGCCAG GCATGCAGAACATGCACGATAAAGGGATTGCAGTTCAGCCTGACCTCAAAACTTCTTTTTCCTACGGTGCCCTAGAGAACAATGACAACATGCCGGAAATTTATACTCCAGCTACATTGCCGATCGTGCAGGAGCAACATGGTTCCAAAGGAGTTTCTGCTCCACCCTACCGGGTGTTGGAGCACAGCAAAAAGGA TTCCGATAACCACTGTCTCAAATCATCTCATCGCTGGATTAAGCCACGATTTACGCCGAGACACGAAGGACACAAACTGTTGCTGTTCCCACATGGCAATTGCCCGAGCATGTTCGCCAGACGAGGCCAACTGCAAGGTAAAACCGATTAA